Genomic DNA from Thermus caldifontis:
TGTGTTGGGCAGTGCCGGTGATTCCGCCTGGGGGTCCGATGCGGCGTTTGCCTTCTTGGCTAGCCTGAACGTAGGCTTCCTGAGCGTTGAGTAGGAAAAGGACTTCCGCGGCTATCCTATGTGGGTCGGCTTCGGTCAGGCGAAGGGCTGGGCCTAAGAGCCTCTTTTGTCGGCGGGCGAAGGCCCGGGTGTATTGGGGACCGGGTGTGGGGAAACCTACGATGGGAATGCCCAAGCCTGCGGCTTGCTCGCTAGCGGTTCCCGCGGTGGATAGGGCGAGGACGCTGCGGTGGAGGATGGCGGAGAAGGACCCCCGAAGAACCCAGGCGACCTTACCCGCCTTGGTGAGACGGAGGGTGTAGGCATCTTCTTCCTGGGCCTGCCAACCGGGTAAGGGAGGAAGGGCGTTCCATGCCTTAGCCCAGGCCACCACAGGGGTCAAGGGAACGCGAAGGCTGGCTTCCAGCATAAGGGGTAGACTGAAACTTTCATCTCCACGAGTCCCCGGGATAAGGGCCATGACTGGAGCCTCGCCCACCAAAGGGTCGAGGTCACGCTCAGGGGGAGGCAAAAGATCCATGGCGAAGCTACCGTACCAATACGCATGATGGACCCCTAGGCTCTTAAGGCGTTCCAGGCTTTTTAGGTCACGCACGAAGACCGCCTTCACCGAGCGATGAAGAAGCCGTTCGTAGGGGGTGAAGTCGCTTCCTCCCCAGACTAGCGCTAACTCCAAGAAGGATGCGTTTTCCAAGTAGTATGTAGAAACAAGGGGATTGACGTGAAAGATGGGAGCGCCCTTTGCCGCCAAGAGGCCTACGGTTAAGGCGTACGCATCTCCTACTACTATCACTGCATCAACCAAAAGGGAGCGCGCTGCACGCCACTGAGCAAGGGTCATGGAGATAAAACCTGCCTTGAGGTCTGCTAGGAGGTTTTGCCAACTACCGAAGAGGAAGCCACCCGAAGGCATCGATTTACGTGGCCCGAGGATTGCCTGGGCTATTCCCACGTATGCGTTCCCCTGACCCACTAGGGGTAAGGCTAAGATTTCCTTTCCTGAAGCCAGATGTTGGGCTATGCGGGCTCCGATGGCGTCCTCG
This window encodes:
- a CDS encoding lipid-A-disaccharide synthase-related protein, which produces MLVPATGKATRSLILSRFKPHRGELRMKIVFVSNGPTEDAIGARIAQHLASGKEILALPLVGQGNAYVGIAQAILGPRKSMPSGGFLFGSWQNLLADLKAGFISMTLAQWRAARSLLVDAVIVVGDAYALTVGLLAAKGAPIFHVNPLVSTYYLENASFLELALVWGGSDFTPYERLLHRSVKAVFVRDLKSLERLKSLGVHHAYWYGSFAMDLLPPPERDLDPLVGEAPVMALIPGTRGDESFSLPLMLEASLRVPLTPVVAWAKAWNALPPLPGWQAQEEDAYTLRLTKAGKVAWVLRGSFSAILHRSVLALSTAGTASEQAAGLGIPIVGFPTPGPQYTRAFARRQKRLLGPALRLTEADPHRIAAEVLFLLNAQEAYVQASQEGKRRIGPPGGITGTAQHIRNQLENPEVS